In the Syngnathus scovelli strain Florida chromosome 16, RoL_Ssco_1.2, whole genome shotgun sequence genome, one interval contains:
- the nupr1b gene encoding nuclear protein 1b translates to MSHVDVKNLKPTNFEDQYYDQYEYYNLSDKYTEGASRKGRSKKEASDNTNRHNPTGHERKIVEKLQNSEKKSKE, encoded by the exons ATGAGTCACGTGGACGTCAAGAACTTGAAGCCCACCAACTTCGAGGACCAATACTACGACCAGTACGAGTACTACAACCTCAGTGACAAGTATACAG aggGGGCGTCGCGCAAAGGCCGCTCGAAGAAGGAGGCCAGTGACAACACCAACAGGCACAATCCGACTGGACACGAACGCAAGATAGTCGAGAAACTTCAAAACAGCGAAAAGAAGAGCAAAGAGTGA